The Candidatus Hydrogenedens sp. genome contains a region encoding:
- a CDS encoding SurA N-terminal domain-containing protein — translation MIQDLMRKHRRAILLFVVLVIAVPFVLFFGMPGKYRSATPEFKDNPVATVANLPVLESEFRRNLNMLIQQRSMPDKPATIEELEKSGETDKILQQMIDSNLITLEEQKRNFKVDRSLLIEQMQNWPQFKTEDGKFDRDAWNAWVDANKGKINWNEIYADLQKSISRQVFINALLAPARFDPTTIDKKVKNSFTKIRIKYAKVEPKIEIKDEDLNTYFEEHKEIYRDPDSITIETVRISLVPPVPDKAIEAYNKAKQGEDFATLADTYSDQQTKNGGDMGWQSPRENDPPHRELLFTLNVGEINEPIYTFGAYYIFKVEEERTNQETGKREVHARQIMIRASLTDEEKKAREEEAKSIAEKANQEKSLEKIAGEKNLVIEKIGPFSKDSTKIPGVNMFDVYQLRGAFTDTEKDAEYQTITARDNIFIAKVIERVKGEIPPLEKVRERVEKDYIVVVKNKDDYKKKVEELTNRIIAEAKSIDDLPNLFPDLNVEVKEISKPFTAKDYLYQEGLMISPEAIFEKIEDKDVGALVGPIKDFNNDNYFVQLLEKTPPTDADKEKMEEERKKLLDMELRMAQNEILEDYRLYLREKAMKSGVPIKINQQLISSILGKDKEKTGEGENKPTSNKPTSDLEKLNTLIGD, via the coding sequence ATGATTCAAGATTTAATGAGAAAACATCGTCGTGCTATTTTATTGTTTGTAGTTCTTGTCATTGCAGTGCCATTTGTTCTATTTTTCGGGATGCCTGGTAAATACAGGTCAGCCACTCCTGAATTTAAAGATAACCCAGTGGCAACTGTTGCAAATTTACCCGTATTAGAAAGTGAATTTCGTAGAAATTTAAATATGCTTATTCAGCAAAGGTCTATGCCCGATAAACCAGCCACAATTGAAGAACTCGAGAAATCAGGTGAAACAGATAAAATTTTACAACAAATGATAGACTCCAACCTTATTACGTTAGAGGAACAAAAACGAAACTTTAAGGTAGACCGTAGCCTATTAATTGAACAAATGCAAAATTGGCCTCAATTTAAAACGGAAGATGGAAAATTTGACCGCGATGCGTGGAATGCCTGGGTCGATGCCAATAAAGGGAAAATCAACTGGAACGAAATTTATGCCGATTTGCAAAAATCCATTTCTCGACAGGTATTTATTAACGCTTTATTAGCACCTGCAAGATTTGACCCAACAACTATCGACAAAAAAGTTAAAAACAGTTTTACTAAAATTCGTATCAAATATGCCAAAGTAGAACCCAAAATAGAGATAAAAGATGAAGACCTCAACACATATTTTGAAGAACATAAAGAAATCTATCGCGACCCTGACTCAATAACAATCGAAACAGTACGTATCTCATTAGTACCACCTGTTCCAGATAAGGCTATTGAAGCATATAATAAAGCAAAGCAAGGAGAAGATTTCGCAACATTAGCCGATACATATTCAGACCAACAAACCAAAAATGGTGGAGATATGGGTTGGCAATCACCACGTGAGAATGACCCACCACATCGAGAATTATTATTCACCTTGAACGTTGGTGAGATTAATGAACCCATTTATACATTCGGTGCATATTATATTTTTAAGGTAGAAGAAGAGCGGACAAACCAGGAAACTGGGAAAAGAGAAGTTCATGCTCGTCAAATCATGATTCGTGCATCATTAACGGATGAAGAAAAGAAAGCAAGGGAAGAAGAAGCCAAATCAATAGCAGAAAAAGCAAATCAGGAAAAAAGTTTAGAAAAAATAGCAGGGGAGAAAAATTTAGTAATAGAAAAAATAGGACCTTTCTCAAAAGACTCAACCAAAATCCCAGGAGTCAATATGTTTGATGTATACCAGTTAAGAGGTGCATTCACTGACACAGAAAAAGATGCAGAGTATCAGACGATTACTGCTCGGGATAATATATTCATTGCAAAAGTTATAGAACGTGTCAAAGGTGAAATTCCACCTTTAGAAAAAGTTCGTGAACGTGTAGAAAAGGATTATATTGTTGTAGTAAAAAATAAAGATGATTATAAGAAAAAAGTTGAAGAATTGACGAACAGGATTATTGCGGAAGCAAAATCGATTGACGATTTGCCAAATCTGTTTCCAGATTTAAATGTCGAAGTTAAAGAAATAAGTAAACCTTTTACAGCCAAAGATTATCTTTATCAAGAAGGGTTGATGATTTCACCTGAAGCTATCTTTGAAAAAATCGAGGATAAAGACGTAGGTGCCTTGGTAGGACCGATTAAAGATTTCAATAACGACAACTATTTCGTACAGCTTTTAGAAAAGACTCCTCCAACAGATGCTGATAAGGAAAAAATGGAGGAAGAACGGAAAAAACTATTAGATATGGAACTACGTATGGCTCAAAACGAGATTTTAG